A single Kryptolebias marmoratus isolate JLee-2015 linkage group LG16, ASM164957v2, whole genome shotgun sequence DNA region contains:
- the LOC108240341 gene encoding free fatty acid receptor 2 has product MQECHTGLCLSVYIITFVLGFPANVLAFYTFLKKVRHRATPIDILLLNLTISDLLFLLFLPFKMQEAMNNMKWELPYALCPVSGFVFYMTIYNSTFFLTAVSVERYLGVAFPIKHTLKRRPVYAVAASIFFWMFSFLHLSIVFIVPFIGEANQNSTSVANEIKSEVCYENFTKEQLRVLLPVRLELCVVLFCIPFLISSFCYINFIRILSKLQHIDRRRRLRAIGMALGTLLVFALCFGPYNVSHIVGFVMKKSPAWRDKALLCSTFNACLDPFIFYFSSSAVRGTVSSVTEGVKSHLSRCLSCHMFQPLWGGINETEKDKEYKQEEINAIRTDRKETGSSSFR; this is encoded by the coding sequence ATGCAGGAGTGCCACACTGGCTTGTGCCTCTCTGTCTACATCATTACCTTTGTGCTGGGCTTTCCCGCAAACGTCCTGGCTTTCTACACCTTTCTGAAGAAAGTGAGGCATAGAGCCACACCGATCGACATCCTCCTCCTCAACCTGACCATCTCtgacctcctcttccttctgtttttgcCCTTCAAGATGCAGGAGGCCATGAACAACATGAAGTGGGAGCTGCCCTATGCCCTCTGTCCTGTGTCTGGTTTTGTCTTCTATATGACAATTTACAACAGCACCTTCTTCCTCACTGCTGTCAGCGTTGAGCGCTACCTGGGTGTAGCTTTTCCCATCAAGCACACCTTGAAGCGCCGACCAGTGTATGCTGTTGCTGCCAGCATATTCTTCTGGATGTTCTCCTTCCTTCATCTGAGCATTGTGTTTATTGTACCATTTATTGGAGAAGCCAACCAAAATTCCACCTCTGTCGCTAATGAAATCAAGAGTGAGGTGTGCTATGAAAATTTTACCAAAGAGCAGCTAAGGGTCCTGCTTCCTGTGCGTCTGGAGCTCTGTGTGGTGCTTTTCTGCATCCCCTTCCTCATTTCCAGTTTCTGCTACATCAACTTCATCCGGATCCTGTCAAAGCTGCAGCACATtgaccgccgccgccgcctccggGCCATTGGCATGGCTCTGGGAACACTGCTAGTTTTTGCTTTGTGCTTTGGCCCCTACAACGTCTCACACATTGTGGGTTTCGTCATGAAAAAAAGTCCTGCATGGAGAGACAAGGCCCTGCTGTGCAGCACCTTCAATGCATGTCTGGACCCTTTTATTTTCTACTTCTCCTCATCTGCCGTGAGAGGAACTGTCAGTAGTGTGACAGAAGGGGTTAAAAGTCATCTCAGCAGGTGCCTGTCCTGTCACATGTTCCAGCCTTTGTGGGGGGGAATTAACGAGACTGAAAAAGATAAGGAATACAAACAAGAGGAGATCAATGCTATCAGGACTGACAGGAAGGAAACGGGGAGCAGCAGCTTCCGCTAA